The genomic interval CCTGTGAAGTGGTTGGGAGGAGAGTTGGCCAAAGTCGcccagccagcttccatgcctaagtaggactagaactccccgtcccTTGGGGATCGGccgtcacccagcaggctttcacacctaaggcgggactagaactccctgcccGTCTCCTGGGGATTTTCCCAAAGAGCAACAGCAGCAAAACCGCCTTCAAGCCACGGATGACGTAACTCACCTTGATGTTCTTTTGTGCGACTCCTCGCATTCATTTGTGAGGAAACCATCGCATCCCCTTGCCTGCTCGGCTCTTTCGGCCTCCGAAGAGATTCTAGCTGCCGTCTTGGAAGAGCTTCAGGGAAGCTGCTCTGGGGCCTCCATGTCTTCTGTTCAGCACCAGGCGCCAGAAAGCAGCCGAGCAAAGCAGAAGGGAGGTGGAACTCCTCCTTGCTCTGATCAGGAAGCCCCACATCCCCTAACCCTGCAGTGGGGCAGCTGACTTCTGCCCCAAGACCCTGTCCCTAGTCCGGCCTCCTCTTCCCCAGGCAGCACCCAGGCTCCCTGCATGGAGCCTCTACACGTCCTTTGGAACCAACCAAACCTCCATTTTGGGAAAGAAAGGGGACAATCgggtgcaagggggggggggaaccaggggAGGTGTGGGAGCCCCCCCCTTTGAATGCTCAGAATGACCCCAAGAAGCCACACAGACCTTCAAGACGACAACAAACTTTATTGTAAAATGCAAAAATATTAAGGCAGTGGAGTCCTTGCACCCCACGGAAGAAGATAAATAGAAAGCCACACAAGGgcttggaaaggaaggaaggaccatggAGACAGAAAGCAGCCAGCATTCATTGGGGGGAGTGGGGGGTTCTGTCCCCCACACCCAGGGCTGCTCTGACGCCTGCCACCTTTTCCCCCCGCACACAGGGGCAGCCGGGAGAAGCAGGAAGCGCCCCGGGAGGCACCCTGTGGCAGGGCAGGGCCACTCAGCCTCCTCCCCCCCAGGACAGGTGCTGGCTCGCCCCTGCTGGGTGGATCAGGCAGACGCAGGCCGAGGCTGGGCCTCGTCCCAGGAAAGGCTCAGTCCAGCCGGCCAGGACGACCCTGGACAAGGGAGATCAGCCCCCGCCGGCCACAAGGGGAGAAGGAAGCGGGGGGAGAAGGGACAGGAGAACCGAAAGAACCACCACCCCAGACAGAGTCTAAGCCCTTTCAAGCAGAGGCCTCCCCAAAGGGAGCAAGAccaagggagggggggtgtctgcAGGAAGCCAAAGTCGGCGGAGACCCCCAGAGGTCCGATTCCCGCCCTCTGCAGCCTCTGGAGGACGTCGTCCGTGAGCGAAATCTTCCTTCCCCAGGACAGGACGAAGCGACTGGTTGGAAGCCCCTCTACTTGTGGCTGCCCATTCGGCTGCAGAGCTGCACAAGTTGGCTCTGGAAGGAGAGGAGCCGTTGGGGAGGGGGGTCAGAGGGTCCTCTTGCAGAAAATGCCCCTCACCCCCCAGACGGCCTTCCCCGGCCACAGCTTGGAGGAGCCGGGATGGAGAAGGGCCCCTCCTGCTCCAGACGGAAAGCCACACGGGGCGGGGAATGGAAATGCAGCCCTGGCCATCCCAGCCggggcccctcccctccccactcttcCTCCGCCCAGCAAAGCTGCCCCCCCCATCTGCCAGCCCACAGGTGCCCCAGGGCCTTTCCTGCCTCTGCACCACATCCGACCCCTTTCCAGCTTCTCTGAAATGGAGTCGGCCCTCAAGGGGTTGCGCTGGCGGCTGCCATGTTTTATCCCACTGGTTATTTTATGGCTGTGTTGGTGTTTTGGCCCCTGTGGACCCCCAGAGCggcttctgcaagaggggtggcCATAAAGGGGTCCCTGGGAATCAAGAggccacccctccctcccaccttccctcccgGGAGACCCCAGGCATCCAGGAGGGCTGGCCAACCAAGGACCCTGGAAAGCGGGAGAAAAACAGCCAGGCCTACCGAGAGCTTCTTCATGCTGCCCAGGGCTTGTGCGCTCAGCCCCGCCAGGTCCCTCTCCGAGAGCTCGCTGGCCCTGATCTGGACGTTCTGGGCAGAGAACAGAAAGACCCCACTCTGGAGCAGCTTTTCCGGATAGGCGCAAGAAGCCCCCCCTGACCCCACCCGTTTCCCCCAATTCCCGCAGGAGCCCCAGCCCAGGTGCAGCTGCCATGCCTGTGCTGAGGAGCCCCCGGCCCTTCCGCCCCAGGGAgaggagagggctgcccctctggGCAAAGGTGGCTTCCACGCCCCCCCCCCGGTTGCCCGAAGGCCCTCACCTCTCCTCCGCCCAGGGGCACCGTGAGGAAGACCTCGTTCCTGTCTGCCAGGGGGCTGCCGTTGACCGAGATGCTGAAGGTCCGCTCGTGGGCGGCAGGGGCCCGCAGGCCGGGCGTCCTGAAAACGCTGGGGGCAGAAGAGGCAGGCGAGATCAGGagccagccctccctccctccctctccctccccctccctggaGGTGGCCCTGGGGACCTGCCTGGTGGAGGGGCTCACCTGGAGTCAAACTTGCCGGCAGGTGTGAAGAGAGGAGTGGCGGCTTTTGTGGGGTTCCCTCGGCTGGCCGGCGTGACGAGGTTCACTTTGCTGAGCCTGCTAAAAGACAGCAGCCGCCAGAGGGTCAACACTGTGGGAACCCTTGGCTTGGGAGGACCTTGAGGGCATCAAGTCCACCCCCTTGCTCAGCCCACCATTCTAATGATGGACCCTCAAGAGGCAGGCCGGGAAGACaaagccccccaccccacttgaCCGCCCGTCTCGTTTAACAGGGGCGTCTATGACTTAAGTGACAAGCGTCATCCTGCCCCCTGGAAGAAATCGCAGGACCTTCGTCTTGGGAGGCTCCTCGGGGGTCTCCTATCCCGATTCGGCTCTGCCCGTCCCAGAGAAACCCAAACGGAGGAGCCACAACCGCCTTTCCCTCCCTTAAAAGCTCCACAGCCGGGAAATTCCTCTCTAACTCCGGCGTGGACCTTCTGTGGAAAGCTGGACTGTAGGGGGTGTCCAAGCGGGGCCACCGGGAGGCCTGCAGAGGACGCCTgcctggctggggcattctgggaagcCCAGCAGCCTTCAAGAGGTCCCGCTTGTACAGCTTCTCCCTGCTGGCTCTCGTCTTCCCCTCCGAGGCCTGAGAGAATCAACCTTCTCCCCCGTCCCCCCTTCGCCTCCTCTTCTCTAAGCCAAACATTCCTTTGCGGGGGGCTTCTCCTCCAAGCCCCTCCCCACCTTCCTTCTTCTGCTCTGCACGCTCCCCAGTTCTGCTCTGTGGGCAGCCTGACCTAGAGCAGCGCCAGCCTTCCCTTCGCCCCCTTCCTCCCACTCGGGCAGCCCAGGGAGTGCGCTGGCTTTCTAGGCGGCTGCGGCACATTGAGCCTCTGCGGCCTCCTGAGACCCACCGAGCTTCCCGGGAagccccttctcctcctcctcctccctggccCCTTTTAAGGAGGTGGCCTCCCTGAAGGACAACTCCTGGGGCCTCCTTCGGCTCCACTCCCAGGGCTCAAGCCCATTCCAATCCCCGATAGGAGGGAGTATCTGGAGCTCAGGCTTGGCCCAGGGAGTCCTTGCTGGCGGCTTCCCCCCCGTTACCTTTTCCGGAAATTCTTGGCTCGGGATGAAGGGGGGCGGGTCCTCTTGGCGTTTGGGGGCCTTTTGGTGGAGGTCTGCACCTGGAAGACAGGCGGGGATTGGGACCAGGGATTCCCCAAGCGCTCGCCAGCCCCAACCCTCTTTCGAGGCCGTAGCTCACTCATCCATCCACCCcattcagaacagagctggaagggaccttggaggacatctagcccaaccccctggctcaagcagaagaccgcataccatttcagacaaatggttgtccagtctcttcttaaaagcttccagcgttggagcacccacaacttctagtggcaagctgtcccactggctAACTTTCCTTACTGTTAGGaactttcttcttaattccagtttTTGCTCTCTCCCTGATTGGTCTCCTGTTTCTTTTCCTGCctccaggggctttggagaataggtggacccccTCAAATCctaaaagactgctatcatgacccccccaccccggtccttcttttctctagagtggCCATACACAAATCCCGCAACCGTCCATCTTACGATTTTAATGCCTGTTAACCTCCTCCCACTGTTTGTCCTTAGAAGCGCAGGGGGGGACTTTGGTGGAGAAAGATCCATTCTCGGGCAGAATCTTTCAGGGCCCGCAGCTGCCTGCTTTGTTGAGGCAGAAACAGCCCTCAGGCCCAGAGGGGAGCCACAGCAGGGCCCTTTGGCCAAGGATGAATGAGCGGGCGCAGAGAGGCTCACCTTCCCCGGCTTCTGGGCCCCCCCCTCCGGATCCACGGCCGCCTGGTCCTCCTGCCTGGACTTCTTGCCTGCGGGCAGCAGAGACGCCCCCGTCTCCTCATCGATGGTCTCGATGGTCTGCTTGGCTGTGGAGGAAGAGATGCAGGGAGGGAACCTTGAGATGCTCCGTTCCCAGCAAGAATCACCGCAGCTGCTCTGGCTGTGACGGTTTCCCTTTGCTAAGGCCACGccagcagtcctcgacttacggccattcatttagtgaccatttgaagtttgatggcactgaaaacaggGACTTGtagccacttttcacacttatgaccattacagtctccacataatcaaaatttgtacGCTTGGCCaccggttcatatttacgacggtcgcagtgtcctggggccctgtggccatttttgcaaccttccggCCAGTAAAACCGAGGAGGCCTGTTTTGctgccaatttaacaactgcagtggttcccttAACAGCTGTGCGGAGAAAAGTGGGACCAGGCTCCCTTGACGGCTGCCTCAGCAACAGATACATTGGACTCGGTTGTGGTCGtaggccgaggactacctgtaagtctTTCTGAGAGGGTGGGGAAGGAAGCGGGAGCTTGTCAGTTATGAATGTAGATGCTTATATCATCTGTTACCCATGCAAATGCATGACTGTATCGGAAGACATGCCTATGTACGTATATACGTGTATGTGTCAGAATGGagcaaggcagtcatagaatggatcccgcTTGATAAGAGAGGCCTAAAATCAGCAAGCATTGCCGGACCACCAACGGGGGAAGGTCAGGAACGAGGAGGAGGATGCAGGGCTGCACCAACTTCTCCCCCCTTCCTGGAGTGTATAAACGCCAGAGCATCCTTTTGTCTGCAGGGACCTCCCTCCCCTCAAGTGAGCCTGGCTTCGGGGCTCCAGGGTCCCTCACTCGATTCCACAGCGGGGGCACCGTGAGAGCATCAGGCGGGGTCTCCTCCCCCGTCTCCCTCTCACCTTTCTTGGCGATCCGGAAGGGCGTCTGGATGGCCGTGgaggccagctgggtgatctcCGCGATCTCCGCCTCGCTCTGCAGGGGAGACAAGGAGGCCGGGCAGAGctcagaaggggagggggtggtaggcgcccccccccagcccagccctcccctccccctctgacCCCGGGCTACTCACTGACCGAGGCCACCTTCTCCAGGGCGCGGTCGCTGCCTCCCAGGGCTGCAGGGGGCAGGGAGAAGGGGGGGGTTAGCGGAGGGGGGGCGGAAGGCCGGGCGGGGGAGGGGTgtcatgcgggggggggggagtggagacCTACCCAGGAAGGCGAGCCAGTTCATCTCGCGCAGCGCCAGCGGCAGCCGCAGCACCTCCATGTTGCTCAGGTTCTCCGCGTCCTTCTTCAGGCTCTTGCCCGCCGCCCGCACCTGCGCCAGCCGCGACCGCACTGCAAGAGGCGCTCCGGTCAAACCgccgcagcccccccccctctccagccccctcccctctgcttcccccccccccgcctcaccCTCGCGGTCGAAGTCCTTCAGGAAGGCGTCCACCCGCTTGTCCCGCGCAGAGGCCTTCGGGGCGCCCCGGGTCGTCGGCCGCTTCTTGCCGGGCGCCATGGAGGCAGcggagacggagggagggaaggtggcgGCGGTTCAAACTTGGCGCGCGCCCCGCCCGGCCAATCAGGAGGAGGCGCGCTCCGCCTTTCCCGGCCTGCCCCGCGCGGGAGAGGGGCGCGGCCGAgagtctcctcctcctgctgctgccaagGCTCCGCCCCGGCGAGGGAAAGCCCCGCCCTTGCCCCGCCCCGCCTGGCACGTGGATCCCCGCCCCCCtctgaggaggaggggggggcaccGGGGCACTTGGGGGCTCGCAGCGGGGGGGCGGCGGGGGTCGAAAGGGGCGTCCGAAGCAGCGGCGCTTGGAGGGGGGGCGTCCCCGGCGAGGAAAGGGGGCCACGCCGAGATCGCTCCGCGGCCAAGCGGGGCTGGCCCGGCTCTTCCCCGGGTGCGGGGCTGGGGAGGGGCCGGGGTCCTCCCGGAGGGTCTCTGGCCGCCAGGAGGAGCGGAGCGCCGGGGAACCCCCAGAGCTGCAGAACGAATAGGGGCGCAGGgccggaagggaccctggaggtccccTAGTCCCGCCCGGGGCCCCTGAACGCCAGCGGCTCCGCCGGGAGAGCTGCCGATCGGCTCTCCTGGGACATTCCCGCCTTCCTTGTCACCCAGGCAGCCCCGCAGAGctcccacggggggggggggcaacctggcTTGCTGGCTCCACACAGAGAAGGAGGGGCTGCCCCACTTTCCgctgatttcccccctccctccccccatgccTGGGCACCCCCCTCCGTTGGCCCTCCGCCCTTGGCTTCCCATCCCGGCCCCTCTGGGGGCAGCAAGGCTCTCTCTGGGGAAGGGCTCCTTGCTCCCCACACCCCCCAGCTGGGCCGTGCCTTCCCCAGAGCTTGTCAGGCGATTGCAGACCTGGGCCTGGCACTGAAGTGGGCGATGCCAGGGACCTGCCGATTCCCTTATCAGAGCCTGGCAGCCTCTGGCCTCCTCGTCCCTCCTACATTGTAAGCCTACATTCCCATCTCAGGACAGAgggagtcctcaagttacaaccacagttgagccctaaACTTATagtgctaagtgaaacatttgtctagagaaaagaaggatggggggggcagccttccagtatttgaggggctgccacaaagagggggggtgtcaaaatagtctccaaagcatcagaggacaagaaacaatggatggaaactaactaaagagagaagcaacctcaaattaaggagaaacttcctaatagggaggacaattaactagtggaacagcttgccaccagaagttgtaggtttttcatcactggaggttttcaaggagagactggacttgtctgaaatggtgtagaatctcctgcttgagcagagggctggactagaagacctccaaggtcccttccagctctgttctgattctgaAGTGACTTTTGCTCCTTTGAATGACTTCTTGTCACAGTGAATCAGTGCAGTAGTTAAGTTAGCCAATAGTCCACATTGAGTTTGCTGGCCAggtggttgcaaaaagtgatcatgtgGACACTGAgaccgtcgtaagtatgaaccggttgccaagcatccaaatgttgactatgtgaccatagggatactGCGACGGTCGTAGGTGTGAAATGtgcatccttctgacaagcaaagtcaatgtgggaagccagatccacttaaccacCGTGTTGCTGACTTTGCTATGTTTCGCATAGAAAGAGAAAttctgggttcagttgtggtcgtaagtcaaggaccggcataaaggaagaaaaatggaaatgtgTGTAAGCAGAAGAGAAGCGGAATATTAGAACAATAAAAGAGAACAAAGAAACAATGAGAATAATTACATGGATGTAATGACCAGCGAGTGGGATATCACCCTTTTGACATGCTCGAACAAGCACAATTCAGGAGACGGTGAACTCGAATCAGTGGCTCCTTAGTTGCCTCTCAATTTAtttcacttaacataaatttggggctcagttatggtcgtaactcgaggagtACCTCTACTAAACGATGCCCTTTCTGACTTGCTTCCTTTTTGTGCTTGCTTAAATTTGgttaaacttctttttttttttaatagtttttattaaacattattacctttaaaaacagaaagaaaaacacaacataagaaaagacaaaacatacataacaatatagagtaaatatacagccttttgtatcggcattcattagttatacatttttttaaga from Thamnophis elegans isolate rThaEle1 chromosome 6, rThaEle1.pri, whole genome shotgun sequence carries:
- the CDCA8 gene encoding borealin isoform X2 yields the protein MAPGKKRPTTRGAPKASARDKRVDAFLKDFDREVRSRLAQVRAAGKSLKKDAENLSNMEVLRLPLALREMNWLAFLALGGSDRALEKVASSEAEIAEITQLASTAIQTPFRIAKKAKQTIETIDEETGASLLPAGKKSRQEDQAAVDPEGGAQKPGKVQTSTKRPPNAKRTRPPSSRAKNFRKRLSKVNLVTPASRGNPTKAATPLFTPAGKFDSSVFRTPGLRAPAAHERTFSISVNGSPLADRNEVFLTVPLGGGENVQIRASELSERDLAGLSAQALGSMKKLSSQLVQLCSRMGSHK
- the CDCA8 gene encoding borealin isoform X1, which gives rise to MAPGKKRPTTRGAPKASARDKRVDAFLKDFDREVRSRLAQVRAAGKSLKKDAENLSNMEVLRLPLALREMNWLAFLALGGSDRALEKVASSEAEIAEITQLASTAIQTPFRIAKKAKQTIETIDEETGASLLPAGKKSRQEDQAAVDPEGGAQKPGKVQTSTKRPPNAKRTRPPSSRAKNFRKSRLSKVNLVTPASRGNPTKAATPLFTPAGKFDSSVFRTPGLRAPAAHERTFSISVNGSPLADRNEVFLTVPLGGGENVQIRASELSERDLAGLSAQALGSMKKLSSQLVQLCSRMGSHK